A part of Brassica rapa cultivar Chiifu-401-42 chromosome A05, CAAS_Brap_v3.01, whole genome shotgun sequence genomic DNA contains:
- the LOC103867133 gene encoding 30S ribosomal protein S31, chloroplastic, with product MASLLIGAPPRLTVPSSSRRLSSSHSETVGASLPRFTQQLSLSASSSPSSIPLVYCGRGDRKTARGKRFNHSFGNARPRNKDKGRGPQRVPVPPAPPRKDKFENDEKIKIDIDESLFSN from the exons ATGGCGTCGCTGCTAATCGGAGCTCCTCCGCGACTCACCGTCCCATCATCTTCTAGAAGGTTATCATCATCTCACTCGGAAACCGTCGGTGCATCTCTCCCTCGCTTCACTCAGCAACTCTCTCTCTCCGCTTCGTCATCACCCAGCTCAATTCCACTTG TGTACTGCGGCCGAGGCGACCGCAAAACAGCGAGAGGAAAGCGTTTCAATCACTCCTTCGGGAAT GCGAGGCCACGGAACAAGGATAAAGGAAGAGGTCCGCAGAGAGTACCAGTCCCTCCTGCACCACCGAGGAAGGATAAGTTTGAGAACGATGAGAAGATCAAAATCGACATTGACGAGTCCCTCTTCTCCAACTAG
- the LOC103867135 gene encoding N-alpha-acetyltransferase MAK3 has product MGDKEEFDEGEIEYTSYAGEHHLPLIMSLVDQELSEPYSIFTYRYFVYLWPQLCFLAFHKGKCIGTVVCKMGEHRQSYRGYIAMLVVIKPYRGRGLATELVTRSIKVMMESGCEEVTLEAEVSNKGALALYGRLGFIKAKRLHHYYLNGMDAFRLKLLFPRPHVPQMVSEEQTEPEHEIFPRPRD; this is encoded by the exons ATGGGAGATAAAGAGGAGTTCGATGAGGGTGAGATTGAGTACACTAGCTACGCAGGCGAGCATCACTTGCCTTTGATTATGTCTCTCGTGGATCAAGAACTCAGCGAGCCTTACTCTATTTTCACTTACCGCTACTTTGTCTACCTCTGGCCTCAGCTCTGCTTCCTG gcGTTTCACAAAGGTAAATGCATAGGAACCGTAGTGTGTAAGATGGGGGAGCATAGGCAGAGTTACAGAGGGTACATTGCCATGTTGGTTGTCATCAAACCGTATCGTGGTCGAGGCTTAG CCACAGAGCTTGTAACAAGATCAATTAAAGTGATGATGGAATCTGGCTGTGAAGAG GTAACGTTGGAAGCAGAAGTGTCAAACAAAGGAGCGTTGGCTCTATATGGGAGACTCGGGTTCATAAAAGCCAAACGGCTACACCACTATTACTTGAATGGGATGGATGCTTTTCGGCTTAAGCTTTTGTTCCCAAGGCCTCATGTACCTCAAATGGTTTCCGAGGAACAAACCGAACCGGAGCATGAGATTTTCCCAAGGCCTCGTGACTGA